GTGTATACCCTATTACGGCTGCAGTTCTGGGCACTCAACAGCATGGCGTTCCCGGATCCTTCCTTCTGGGCATTCGTAGGTGGCGTTCGATTCGACCTCAGTGCCATCGCTTGGTTACACTTGCCCTGGATCGTACTTTTCTTGATCAACCCTTATCCGAACAAACAATTCGGACGCATCCAATTCTGGGTGTTCATGGCGATCAATGCCATCACGTTGTTCTTCCAATGCGTTGATCTGGAATTCTACAAATTCAGTTTGAAACGCAGCACTGCTGACTTTCTCAACATGATGATCAGCGGCGGTGACACGATCAATCTAGTACCCGCGTTCCTCAGGGACTACTGGTACATCGCACTGATCTACGTTGCGTGCCTAGCGCTCTTGGGTTGGATCTACAAACGTGTAGGCCACATTGGTGAACCCGTGGAACGGAAAGCATTCCAACAGATAGGCTGGCGGATCCTTGCCGTTGTCCTTGTTGCGTTGGCATCACGCGGTGGGTTGCAATTGATGCCCTTACAAGTGCTCGATGGCGCGAAATACGGTGGAGCGAGTTATTTGCCGTTGGTCCTGAATACGCCCTTCACCATGATGACCAGTTTGGGCAAGCCAACGCTGGAAGAACGTGTTTACATGGACCAGGCGGAAGCCGACGCGCTATGGCCTGTGGTGCATCAATACAACGCCCTTCCGAATGTACCGTTCGATAGTGTTTCCAATGCACAGCGCCCGAATGTTGTCGTGATCATTCTCGAGAGTTTTTCTGCGGTATACAGTGGCAGACTTGGCGGAGGCGAAGGCTATATGCCATTCCTGGATTCGTTGATGGGGCAAAGTCTGAACATGACCAACGCCTATGCGAATGGACGCCGAAGTGTGGATGGGATACCGGCAGTGCTTGCCAGCATGCCAGAATGGATGGATGAAGCGTTTCTTACATCACCCTACGCAAGTTTACCGTTCACTTCCATTGCCAGTGTGTTGGGCAAAGAGGGTTATTCCACCAGCTTCTATCACGGGGGAAGGAATGGTACCATGGGCTTCGATGGATTCGTACGATCCGCGGGATTCGATCGGTATGTGGGACTGAATGAATACACCGGTCCAGCAACTGACCATGATGGGCATTGGGGCATTCGCGACCTTCCGTATTTGCAGTACTACGTAGCAGAACTCTCGAAGGAGAAAGAACCATTCATCAGCAGCGTTTTTACGTTAAGCTCGCATCATCCGTACGAACTTCTACCTGAAGATGCTGAGCGCTTCAAAGGTGGCACCTTGGCCATTCACCCTACCCTTCGTTACACGGACAATGCCGTGCGCCAGTTCTTTCTGAGTGCCGCAAAAATGCCGTGGTTCGCGAATACATTATTCGTCATTACCGCAGATCATACAGCGGACATCGAACGAACCGGCTCGCACAGTGATAAGGCCATTGATCACTGGGTACCGCTTTTTTATTACATGCCGAATAAGATCGCGCCAGCTGCACAACCTCGGATCACGCAACACATCGATATCTTACCTA
This genomic stretch from Flavobacteriales bacterium harbors:
- a CDS encoding sulfatase-like hydrolase/transferase, giving the protein MLRGPLSILVLRLGAVTLVYTLLRLQFWALNSMAFPDPSFWAFVGGVRFDLSAIAWLHLPWIVLFLINPYPNKQFGRIQFWVFMAINAITLFFQCVDLEFYKFSLKRSTADFLNMMISGGDTINLVPAFLRDYWYIALIYVACLALLGWIYKRVGHIGEPVERKAFQQIGWRILAVVLVALASRGGLQLMPLQVLDGAKYGGASYLPLVLNTPFTMMTSLGKPTLEERVYMDQAEADALWPVVHQYNALPNVPFDSVSNAQRPNVVVIILESFSAVYSGRLGGGEGYMPFLDSLMGQSLNMTNAYANGRRSVDGIPAVLASMPEWMDEAFLTSPYASLPFTSIASVLGKEGYSTSFYHGGRNGTMGFDGFVRSAGFDRYVGLNEYTGPATDHDGHWGIRDLPYLQYYVAELSKEKEPFISSVFTLSSHHPYELLPEDAERFKGGTLAIHPTLRYTDNAVRQFFLSAAKMPWFANTLFVITADHTADIERTGSHSDKAIDHWVPLFYYMPNKIAPAAQPRITQHIDILPTTLDLIGCSDRFFSFGHSALRNETRPYAIMASNGVYSVVSEHAQVKFDGDQVIETRTLDSSSTVDPILAAEMELYLKAAIQQYNGHLIKSQLTITPEVP